The sequence below is a genomic window from Candidatus Sungiibacteriota bacterium.
GCCCCTATAGTTTATCACGAGGATAGCTGGACTTTTCCGTCAGGTGTGTGGGCGCGTACTAAACCTCTGGCCAAGAAACAACTGGATGCTTTGCTAGTGCAAATTAGTGCTTTTGGTTACTCATCGCTACGTGCTACTAGGCCCGTTGATTCCGGTTGGCCAAACCGTCTTGAATACTTTAGCCGCGCTTTTTACTTCAAGGGAGAACCAATAAATCCCCTGCGTTTTAGCCGGTTGCTGGCCGAAGATATTAAGATTCTTTGGTCCGTGCCTGATTTTACTCCGCTTGTTCCGTGGATACGGATACGCTGCGAGGTTACGCGGCCCTCCGGAACCATTAACGACCCCTTTGTTTTTGGATGCGGAATTAAGTTTGATCCCAAGCGCATCAAGATAGATGTAGATCAGTTGAAGAAACTTAGCGGTATAAATCTTAAACCCGAATCAGTGCTGCCGGGTCTTTTCCGTACCGAGGCACCAGTAGTTATTGAAAGTCCGGGCGAAATAACCCTGAAAATTTCTTTCCGCGTATATCAGCCCAGCGAAAAACGTGTAGGAAATTTAAGCATCACTACTTTTGACTTGGGAAGTTTGCCCATTTACTACGCCATGGTGGGCGCGCCCCCCAACCTTCCTCCGCAGATAATCAACACCACCATGCTGCCTATTAGGATCTCGGCGTTGGTTCCGCGCGATAACGACGGTAATCCAACGGTGACCGATATTCTTGGTTGGAAGCGGATACCGGTAAGTGAGGCATTGTTACCCATCAAGCCGGAAAAATCAGTTTATTCCCAAACCGATCTGCGTTACTGGGCCTCACTTTTTAAGGAGTATAGTCCCAAGGCCTCTTTGAGGATGCGTCAAGCGGGCGGCGGAATCGTGATTTTGGTAGTTACGATGGTGCTCGCCACCGTGTCGCTAAAAACGATCAAGGCTAGTTTGCGGCGCAGGAAATATCCTTATCAACGGTTTCGTAGGGAGCTTGCAAGGATCCGTTCGGTATCTTATATCTGTTCATTAACCATTGAGGAACAGCATAAGGTGTTACTGTTGGCTAAATCTGTCCTGCGTTCACTCCTGAATCAGCCCCAAGGGAAAACCGATTCGGAACTGTTGCAGGAAAGTCCGGAGCCTGTTCGGGAACTGGTTGATAAAATCTTGTCTATACTCAACAACAGACACGAGGGGCAGGTTCTTCTTTCAGAAGAAATAGAGGAGATGGCGGGCCTCTTTAGAAAACTTCTCTGGGACATGCGGGTGGTTAGACTTTGGGGTAAATTATCTAAAATGGTCCGGAAGGGGGTCTGACATGTTTTCTGGCCTTGAGCTCTTTTTCTCCCGTTACTTTGAGACACCAGAGGTTCTTTTACTGATTCTTTTGTTGGTTTTATCACTGATAGTTAGCAGAAGGTCCAGAGTCAGCGTAAGTTCCCGGACACTTTTTCAGCTATTACCGCGCTCGTGTTTTACACGAGCTCTGTTTTTGCTAGGACCGCTGTTTTTGTTTCTGGGCACCTCCTCGGGTATTGTGGCTTTGGCCAAACCCCGCAGTGCTATAGTTGAGCGGATAAATCGTGAGGTCAGCGGGCAGATCGCTATTCTTATTGACGACATCTCCGGCAGTATGGGCATGCAGGCAAAAAGCGGAAAGTCTCGACTAGAAGTTCTCAAGGTTGCCAACGAAATTTTCCTGAACGAATTCTGTCGGGAAAAGATTAAAGGAGAAGGACTTGGTCTGAACATGGCGGGGCTTGTAGTTTTTGACTCTGATGCCCAAGTTTTAGTTAGACCTACCACTGATTGTAATTTGGTAAGAAGGGCGGTGCGGTCTTTAAAAGATACAACATCTACATCCGTTGAACAGGGCCTTTGGGCCGGGCTTAAACTTCTTTTGATTTTTGCTGATAAGGAACGAATCATACCCCTGACAGAGCTTACAGAAATTCAGACCTCGCTCAAAGAGCGGGCGGTTCGCATACCGCAGCGCCGCCAAGAGTTTTGTGAAAAAAATCAAGGTCTTTCCCTACTACTTTTTACTGATGGCGATTTCGCGATAGCCGGAAGCAGGCAAGCCTTATTACAGGAGCGCGAGACCACACGCGGAGGATACTTTAAAATAAATCCCTTCCACGTTCTTGACCTGGCCAAGGCTCTCTGTATAAAAACTTATTTTTGGAGCATGAATGAGATTTGGCCGGCTTTTGAGGAGGCGTTTTCCAACCCTCCCGGCACCGGAGAAGCAATGCTGGTCTCGGATCTTGACGAACGTACTCTGGGAGATTTGTACCGCAGAGTTGCAGAAAAGGAACGTGGAGGGTTTGTTATTCAGGAAGTAACGACTTATAATCCCCTAAGAAGATATTTTATAGCAGGTGCGCTGGTGGGTATACTTTGCGGGGCATTTCTTACGGGTCTGGGTCGGCTCCTTGTTCATAGCGGGAGGGCAAGAAAATGAAAAAAGTCCTGATTCTTTCTTTTCTTCTGCTTCTTGGTTTGGGACTATGGCTGGCCGGAAATCAGGTTGACGAGTGGGACGCCAAAAATAAACTGCAGCAGGAAAGGGCGGAAACTGCTTTTCAGGATCGGCTGCTGCAGCTTCGCGCCTTTCCGGATAAAGTGAAAAAGATTGATCAGTTTTTGGGTCGGGGGAAACTGAAGGAGGCGCAAAAAGAAACAGCGGAATTATTAAAAAACGCGCCGGTTGAGTTTGTCAGTTCCTTGAAATATCGCGAGGCTGAAATCAATTACCGTCTTTGCGAACAAAGGCTGATTAACTTTATCTTTTTTGTTTCCAGTCATACCGCCGAGAATCCCACTCAAGAGCAGGCAGCCGAGGAACGGGATAGGGCTCTTTCCTATTGCGACAAGGCGTTGGAAATTATAAAAAGTCTTAAACCCCAAACTAAAGAAGAGGAACTTTACTATCAATATGGACGCGGAAATTTGGAAGTGAGGCGTGCGGCTTTAGCGGCTTCCCAAGAAGAATTTACCGAAACCCTAAAAAGAGCCATGGAAGCCTATGTGCAGGCGTTGGTAGCCAAGGATGATTACCAAACCAAGTTTAACCTTGAACTTTTAATTTGGCAGTTTGAAAAATCAGGCGGAGGCGGATCTAATAATCAAACGCCGGCAGATTTACTGAAGCTGAAGCCAGTGCCGGGCGCGGGTCCGGGGAGACTTGGTAAAAGCAAACTATAACCTTACAGGGCAGCATTGCCCTGTTTTAATTTTTATGTTATAAATTCGGCAGACAACCATAAAGAGGCCAAGATGCAGCTTTTGGCTTCGTTCTTTGATACCATTGGTCCTACCCTGGCACGTATGGCCGGCGTAGATAAAATTTTATTTCACTTTCCGCAGGCTTGGTGGATGATCGGTGCTGTCCCCTTATTAGTACTTTGGTTTTTGCGGGCTCTGTATTTGCGAAGACGCGGCGCCTCCATATTGGGGGTCAGATCCGGGTTTGTTCGCCACGCCCCAAAGTACATTTTTCTGATAACAGCCATAGTTGGTCTTGTTGCCGCGTTTTCCGATCCTTACGGGATAAGTACTGTCCCGCGGCCGGTATACAAAGGCGAGGCGCTTGACTTTGTTTTTGATCTTTCGCCAAGTCAAAAGGCCACTGACGTATCTCCTAACCGTCTGGAAGCGGTGAAAATAAAAGTGGTTGGCGCCATAGACCTGCTAAGTAAAGAAGGCACGTGGATTATGTGCATAGGGTATTTTACCATGAGCTTTAACCGCTGGCGCAGCTGCGGGCCGGATCTGGCAGGAGTAAAATTTGATATCGCGCAGCTTGATACTTATTTTAGTTATGAAGAGGGAACCGACCTTATGGCTGCTTTCCCCACTGATTATAAAGAACTTCGCAAAGAAGGTTTAAGTCCGGGGACTCGTATTACACTTTTTATTTTTACTGACGGCGGAAAAGAAATGTGGTATGAGGCGGGTGGGGTGGTTAGGGTGCTTGAACCGGACTGGAACGAGGCCGAATTTAAAAAAAAGATAGCCGAATTTACCAAAGAGGGAATACGAGTTATTCCTGTGGGCATAGGCGGCGAGAAACCAGTTCCGGTGTATATTACTGACAACAAGGGGGTTAGCCGTCCTGCTACAAGACCCACGGGTGAAATAGTTTATACTATGCTGGACGAGGAGATTTTGCGAAAGATCGCAGAGTGGAGCGGTGCGCCGGGTAGATATTTTATTTTGCGCGAAGGCACCTCACTAGAGCGCTGGATTACGGATACCACTCTTTTGAGCCGGGAGGTTGACCACTACGTTAACGATAAAAAGGAAAAGGAACTTTGGCAGTATCCTTTGGTTGTCGGGATAATTTCAGGAGCATTAGCGCTGGGGGCATTAGGTTTTTTCCCGCGTATTTTTGAAATTTTAAGATTCAAATAATTCCCGCATATTTTGTTGCGGGGTTTTTTGTTACTTGATAACGATAAAATTACCCTTATACTGGTATTATTGAACCTTGACAGGGGTAGTTATGAAAATGTTGCTTTTGATTGGTATACTTTTGGCCGCCTTTTTGGGTGTTTCCCCAGAACCGCTTAATTCAGCCGAAGACGAGAGTAGTGACTTATCCGGCGCGAAACACGCTGTTGCTATCATAAAATATGCCGTCCAGCTTTCTGCTGTGGCTCAAAGCAGCGCCCAGGCGCCTTA
It includes:
- a CDS encoding VWA domain-containing protein, coding for MFSGLELFFSRYFETPEVLLLILLLVLSLIVSRRSRVSVSSRTLFQLLPRSCFTRALFLLGPLFLFLGTSSGIVALAKPRSAIVERINREVSGQIAILIDDISGSMGMQAKSGKSRLEVLKVANEIFLNEFCREKIKGEGLGLNMAGLVVFDSDAQVLVRPTTDCNLVRRAVRSLKDTTSTSVEQGLWAGLKLLLIFADKERIIPLTELTEIQTSLKERAVRIPQRRQEFCEKNQGLSLLLFTDGDFAIAGSRQALLQERETTRGGYFKINPFHVLDLAKALCIKTYFWSMNEIWPAFEEAFSNPPGTGEAMLVSDLDERTLGDLYRRVAEKERGGFVIQEVTTYNPLRRYFIAGALVGILCGAFLTGLGRLLVHSGRARK